The DNA sequence ACAGAAAGTTTAATCATAAAACAACATGTTGTCCTTCTGTCAGTCTCTAAACACCAACTCAATCCCTTCATTTTACCCTTTGCCCAACAAGTTAGTGCTACTGATCTGTTTTGCACCTCGTGTATCAGGACTGTTGTTGAGGTAAACAGGTAAGTTTAAGTGGAAGTGCTAACTTTGCCCTTTGCCCTTCAGCTAGGTTAGCATGTTGTGCAACTACGCTACTTGCAGGGGCTTCCCATTTGCTTTAAAGGGGTAGATTTGCTTTAAAGGGGTAAAGCTAGGTGTAAAAATGAGGAATAGGATTGAGCACAAGGGCCGAGTCATTCTTTCCACGTCCACGTGATGGTGGGGTGGTGCTCTCGTAACCATGGAACCTGCTTAATGTTATACTAGGAAGTCCACTGGTACGCTAACAACTTAGCGCtcaccaaaaaacacaaaaaaacaaggaaacaacaaGCGTACAAGTTGCTGCTGAATATCACCTCACActtagccttcagttagcattaaaacatgtttagtttgtccgttgtgggctactgtaaaaacacagaagacCAAAATGGCTTCCCCTGTAGAGCTgccctgatataaatataaaaggataTTCATAcaaccaggtaaaaaaaataatcacctaCATTTGGATCTTTAAGTATGAATGGTACGCTAAATGCATAAAGTGAAAtcttctaaatctaaatcttttaACCCCAAGTTTAAGGAACCAGAATAAAGAGCCTGCCAGGTGACACAGAGCGTCAGATTTCATGTTTCTTCTTAAAATGTACCTCTACTAAAAAGGTGTGAGATACGTTAGCTTTATTAtcttaattattgttattaattattGCTATGACTGACTAAAAAAATGGCTGAATGTACAAAtaagaaaaccaaaaatatcAGGTCGCGCCCTGGACAGGAGGTCacgccctggacaggtcacgccctggacaggtcaccagccattcactctcacattcacacctacagtcagtgtagtgtccagttaacctctgcatgtctttggactgtggtcGGAAACCCAAGAACCCAGAAAGAACCCAGAAAGAACCCAGaaagaacccacgcacacacgggggagaacatgcaaactctacacagaaaggccctcagttgAATCAGGATCCGAAATGGTGAcccctcttgctgtgaggcaacaatactAACCACTTCAACACTAGATGACTTGATCAGTtagctctttttttaatttaaattccaGTAAAGCTGTCCTTGTTACTGCACAGTACAGCAGTACATCTACTGCCCCGAACACATGGCAGCTGTACTGTCACGATCCATTCAAAGCAGACCGTCTGTACGTGAAGCCTCACACCTCGTCCACGTGGTGAGGTGTAGAAAGCGTATTGATGATTGTGGTGGTGATGGTCACATGTGTTGCGTCCCCAGCTCTTGTCCTATGAAGTGGCGAAGTCTCTCCAGATACTGGCTGTAGATTTCGACATCGTTATGTCCCGCTCCCTCCACCCAGAGCGGCTCCACAGCCTTGGGGCAGCGCTCGAACAGGGCCACACCATGCGAGAAGTCAATCACCTTGTCCTGTGTGCCGTGGATGATGAGCACTGGAGACGTGATTTTGGACACTTTCTCAATGCTGAACGGAGAAACAGGGGAAACGGTCAGATTTTATGGACTTATGACTTCACGTCATAATATGTGATTTACATATAACATTAGCATCATTATGTCATTATGATGTTGAACAGTACATTTACAGTACAATTGACCTCCATTATTCCATAACCCAATTATCACACAACACTGGACTTGTGTCTTTAGTGGCATCTTGCTGTGACTGTACCATTTTGACCGTGAGGGAGATGAAAACggtttgttgcctctttagtaggcacttttttgtagtggagatgcgacgtaaactgtgccgaggcgagtagagccggtggaaatacgcaaCAAACTAGTCATATAGTTGATGGTAACGAAATGTAAATAGACCAGTAGATATTTGACCacttattttatgacattttagagaaagcagagcttcccttgctgACTTACAGCAATCATCTCTGCACTAAAggtatttttctgtttctctctctcagttacAATCTACGGTTTGGTTCAGTACGGTACATTATTATATGTTATTGCGATTCCATGAGGgacagtaccaaaataaccggatCCATTTTTccgtacccttcccttggggtaccttGGGTAAAGTTATGGTAGCGTACGGGTGGAGCTATACCCGCGACCGTCAGCTGATTGGACGACAGTTCGtcgtctattctcatacaaagctcgacatcttgttgagacaaacccGGCGGGGAAAACAAGCTGCCGGATGTCCTCCATCGTTGTCTTTTGCGTCACGttcaatgtcattgtttgttgTCGGGACAATGTCACGCTGCGTATCTCGCTGGCACGGTCTACCGAGTAAAAAGACGGTTCTCAGTCAGAACGCAGGCCTGACTGAGGGCGTCATCGTTCCAAACCATGTTGAAAAAATATGGCTTAATGttcaaaaacaagctgctggaagTGACAACAGACATGAATCGAgcttctgcagtgagtgacagagatgtTGCTGTCAGGAAGTGTCAGATtgtctcatacacacacacacacacacacacacacacacacacacacacacagaaatgaggcGTCTGTGTGAGTCAGATTAAGAGGAAACCTTTCACAGGTGCTTCTTGATGTTTTCAGCAGGCAGTGGCATCATTAGGTGAACCTGCAGCAAACCTGCAGCAAACCAGCAGCTGACAGATAAGAGTTTAACCTCCTTGACTCCATCATTTCTGCAGCACAGGTCATTTTACACATGAATCTTGGGACTTAAAGTCAGAAATGACCACGTTTACTGAAGTATTTATGATTACCCCGAGccaaagatgaatgaatgactttaaataattcataatgTGTCGTCTACGGTgcaacattttatatttgagGCTCTTCTGTTGAAAAACAAGCCGACATAAATCAGACTTActtgagaaaaacatcaaaGCAGTAGGTTTTCTTTGTGTCGGGAAAGGCCACTCTCATGCCAGACGTCAGAGGGGAGTGAAGAACAACTGCAGCACACTCGTACCGCGACGCCAGGTCTACGGTGGGAACTGTTCCGATGCTCTGACCGTATAGGATTATATTCTCTGGGCTGATGCCGTACCTGGTTAAAAGGGTTAGAATTTAAAATACATGTCTGTCTTCTCTTGTCATAAAATACAGCACGATGCAGGACTTTGGTTTTGTGCAattctttattgtcactgtGACGTACCGTGCGCGCAGGGCGTGCCAGGCAGCGTCTATGTCTGCATACAGGTTCTTCTCACTGGGCTCGCCAGTACTGACACCGTAGCCCGAATAGTCGTAGGAGAAGATGTTGCAGTTGATGCGAGTGCCGAGGGCAATGCAATAATTCTTCATCTGGCCCAGGTCCACGGCGTTACCGTGAGAGAACAGCAGCGTATATCTGAGAGCACAGAAAATGAACATGCAATCATTCTCCTTCTCAAAGGGAAACACTTAGTCCTTCCATCCTACCAACGCTTCACGTTATTCTATATTTATATGGAGTCTATGGAACACACActttaagtgtgacaaaaaaacaacacacctaTAAAGACAGAGTAAcaggcaaaacaaaactgaactaTCAAGAAATGTCAGAGCGGAATATAAAACTAATAAAGTAAAGCAGCCAATAAAAACCCGGAAAGGCTGTTTGGAGATTTAATGCTGCTCGGATTTCCTCAAGCAGATCATCCCATAACTTTGGGCCTCGGACTATAAAAGCTCCATCACCCATTCTAAAACATACTGGGAGCCATTGCAAAGAGGAGGTATATTTAAGTCTTCTCATCATCCTGTTAAAATACTGCTAAgaaagaaatagaaatataagtaaaaaaaacctcaatcaGAATCCAAACCAACTCTGGTCTTTGTCTAAACGTGTCAAATGTCAAGTGACTGTGACTTGTAGACATTCTGTAGAACCTGAGATGCTATAAACGCCGGGTGTTGGAGTCTGTGCCTTTCATTCATGAACGCTGAGCTCTGCAGAGAAATCTGATCCGTTTTCTGCACACCGAGTGTTTTGAGATCATCCCTcagtggttttgttttgaacGCAGCTGGTGGCTTCGCTCTTGGCATCAATGACTCTGCTCTATAAAGGCAGAGAGTTTGGATTCATTTTTGTGCAATTCTAGATAGACATTCAATATACTCTGTAACACAAGCCCATGCGtttctgtttcatttatttggtaAGTCAATCTGCAGCAGACCAGCACTACAGGAGGGGTGTTAAATCTGAAGTGTGATACGTGTGAATCTTGTAATGTCTCATTTCTTGggattaaatgataaaaaaaaaatcaatcactgacactgacagtaaTCAGAGTGACAAAAAGTTACAAGAAACCAAGACAGGGATAAGGTTTCTGACTCAGTGCTTTATAATGATGCAGGATCCCTAAGCAGAGCTTGGAAACCACACGGTAATTTAAAGCTGAAAGCAGCCGTCACCGGGCCCTGACTCACGAAACGGGATGGACAAGGAAGATGTCATTTCCTCCTGCTCTGTCTTTGATTTGGGTTGCCGTGGCTACTGCAGCAGGGATTTCAACTGCCTTTGATGGTCTGTGCACGACAGATCACGCACTATGTCCCCGTTGGAACTTCAGGCAAAGttttttgcctgttttcctGCTTATTCAAGACGCCAAATATGGGAAAGACAATCAGAGGAAAAGCAACTCAGGTCCTAAATAAACAGTACGGTGAATAGACGAGGAGCCACTTGTATGACACAGATAAATGAGGAAGGTCAAGCAAACTGAGGTCTTTGGTGTAATACTAGTCTAGATCTTTCTAAACTAACCTACCTTGGATTAGGGACACAACGAATGTACATGCAGCCGACTCTGTTCCCTCGGCTGGAGCGAGTGAAGAACACCTCTGTCGTGTCCACCTCTCTCAGCGAGTACTGGAAGTCTTGGTGTTCTGGCTCCTTCAGGTGAAGCTTCCATTTCTCCTCTGCAACACCagcactcccactcccactcccactcccactgccACTGCCACTCCCACTTTGCCTCCACTGACTCGAAGGCGCCTTTGTTATTGCTGAAGCGGGGCCAGCGTCTGGGTCAGGGAAGAAGGTGTACGTGGGCTCAGGGGGCAGGAAGGCGAGCTTGGCTGCGATGCTACTGGGGAAAGGCGGGCAGCAGAACAGGCAGAAGAGCTCCCTGAGAGAACGGCTGTTCATCGTTCACTGTGCAGGGGAACAAGAGGATCACTGTGATGCTGATGCAGCCACGTCACCACAGTGTTAACACAATGACGGAGTATTAGAGTCTGAGTGCGGTTAATGAATAGTTAGGAACTATGTTATCATCCATTAATCTGAATCAGGGTTGAGCTCACATGATACGATGCTCAGATCACCAGATCGACCGATTCAGTCTTAATCGTGATTCTGGGCAGACGTTGTCATGTTGAACGCTTTAACGCGTCCGTTTTAACTGCTTCAAACGCCTCTCACCAGTGTCTCCAGTCAGGTAACACTGTGTCTACTTGCATTTCAACTTTGTCGGAGTTCCAGTTTAGTTGCATTCTCTGTCTCAtgcagactgtgtgtgagtgtcgaGCAGGTGAAGGAACCAGGCAACAATGTtaacaaatgtaaacagtgaAAAATGATACAGAGATAAAGCAGAATGATGCAAATGTAATGTCTGCCATGCACTCAGAGTGCAGCTCGGTGGCAAATACAAATGTCTTACAGCTAAGAGGTCAAAGACTACATTGAACCCGAGCGGTTTCCTGCTGTCAGTGTTTACCTATTTGTTTGAAGTGATTATGTTCTGTGTTCTCTGCTCCTTGTGAGGTAGGAGAGCTCCTCAGCAACACACTGCTTGAGAATCCTAACGTTTGCAGCTAGATGACAGATCTTAAAAGCCATTAAATATCTTCAAAGTCATCTGGTGAAAGCTGAAAGtgtggttttaaacttcttatgagcagaaaacaaaaagaaaagtgcaattacatatttatgatgTATGTGTTCGGtggttattgtttttataaaagcGAAGGActttcttctaataataataataatttgcagcaggctgtacactgagaggtgtacAGTAATGTTGCCCTTTTTAATAGCTGGGAAGTCAATAGTGTCCCCAGTTTTCTTCACTGTTATTCAAGCGATGTCAAAGTGGACACTGCACACTGTTAGACAGATATGCCATTAACATATGCCATTATCTTGCATCTCTTTTCCAAACAAAGTCTAAGTTGATGCCACAGacacgtgtgttttttttacatcttttaacATTCAAGTGTGTCATTTACTACCATGGTTGCCTTGGTAACCTGCAAACAGATCAAGGGAAGAGGGTGAGGGCGGCGTCTGTGTCCACACATCCAAGTTTGAAGTGTGTCAAGCTGACGTTTGGTCAGAGGAAACAGACAGACGAGATACTGTATCGTCATCAGCTATTTCCTCAATTATTCAGCCAATTTTGACAATTCAAACCATTCTGCTCATTGAGGACATTCAAATACATTTCTAGTGACACCCTAAAATGGTTTTCATgatatttcaaatgtgttgtttactgGTAGAGCGCCACAGTTGTGTGGATGTTAAACTAATcaagtttttaaaaagtttttattcATCAACTACTAAATGAATTGCAAACTACAGGTCTGTGTTTCTATGGCCACCAACAATTATACATGAACAAATGATGCACAACATTGCTCAACTTAAATACacaattattaaatgattgTGTGCACTATAGTGCACTTGCATTACATTTGTAAAACAATGTATACATTAAATAAGGCTGCAAGCCAACTAAACTAATTCATTTGATAACTGATTAAacagtttacatgtttttaactgtttttttttatgatttttcagcttcttaaatgtgaatatttcaggTTTATTTGATTCatataacaataacataacatgatgttatttatttgaattatgacataattcagtttcagtgaCTTGTGTCACTTGTGTGATAACTGAGCGATACatgaaacaataataaactgatcattttgaaaagaaaaagggaactACCAGGCTAATGAACTAATCATCTGTTTCCATTACCATCTACTTTAATAACTGATAACATCCCTGATAATTGCAGcgtttcttttttatatataaataacaaataagtgAGAACTTACCTGTAGAGCTGAAGAACTGAGTAAAATAACTTCAGCTTCACTTCATGGACAGGATTGAGCAGAAGTgtcctgtcagcagcagcagcagcagacacagcagcagcagaaacagcagcagaaacagcagcagcagcagaggcaggaaaAGCCAAAGCTGACGGTGTTATTCACCGAGTATCTCAGTCCTCATTTCATCCATTTTGTTCCCGAGTTTCTGCTCAGACACAAAGTTCCTGGACGTTTCCTTGAGTTTCAGACGCGTGTCCAGTTACAGTCGTGACGGTTCGTTCCCacgcaaacaaaacaaacactttcttcttctctcttcaaCAATGacgtgtttttaaaagtgttattttgcgGGAGAAACGAGTTCAACTAAACGCGTTGTTGGCTTGAGCTTAAAAAACGAGACATAAACACGAGCTCgtagcaaaacaaacaacatggtTAATTCACGGTCACGCGTCGTGGAAACAGCGCTAAAACACGGCGTCTGGTGAGCGAGACCTCAGGGGGCGGAGCTACACTGTCCTCTGACTTTATGCCATTCCTCTAAATCCTAGTCTGTGCGCTGTTTTTCGACTTCTCCGCTGTTTTTCGACTTCTCCGCTGTTTTTCGACCTCTCCGCTGTTTTTCGACTTCTCCGCTGTTTTCGCCGCAACCGGAAGCGACAGCTGACACGATGTCACGTGACGAGTTGTCATtggacaactttttttttatcagtgtgcGTGACGTCAGTAAAAGATGACACGTTTGAACTTAGTTGTTCTTTTGCACTTTTTAACAGGTGCTCAAATGGGTCCGTTACTTTTGCGGATGACGTGTTtgttaatgataaatgataaaaatcaggGGTTATTCACAGTGAATTCATGATTTAACTCAGGTGGCAATAACTTTTTCACAGAGGGCCAGGTAAGTTAGGATGGATTTGTTCctttaatgaataaaatgataatcttaaaactaaatgttgtatttatttgtgttatctTATtctaatattaaaatgtgtttgattaTATGAAACTTTTAAGTGTGAAACCTTTTCATTTTGCGTCCATGCCCTCACAAatatgtgcacattttttttatttgaaacaagtccaaaacttgacaaaggcAAACAACACCTAGAATCAAGAAGAATAGCAGAAACTTACAGATAAACTCATGAGTAAAACTATCAGAcccacaaaaataataaatacataaattaattaaacagtAATCACAATATTACTAAATAACAAGTCAAGTAAAGACAAGAAAGATCAACAGTCTTAGccgcttttttgtgtttttataccaagtgcaacctgagaaaatactgagctctcaaagtaacaccattaacaccaatgttaaaatacagtggtgtaaatagaccgAGCAGAGTCagcttttcacaggaggcagatttagtCACAATGatttactctctcatcatccacctcttcctcacatacttcACATAGCtttagtgaaattagattaagatggaaaCTAGAGATCAAatgactgtaattattattattattatttatttgtttgattttctacacactcccaACACGTCACAATTCCACACCTCTACTATGATTACATACCCTGGCATATACAGTAGaagagtatttctgattttcctccaagaggAAACCAGAGGAATGGTACGCGTACCACAGTTTGTGAAACCATCGTACCACTACATTGCACAAGGAGGTGTGGTTTCTTGTTTGATCATTTGCATTTAGAAAGATCAGATTGATAAGAAATGGGACATTATTGCCGTCACTTTCCCGTGATCAAAAcagccaaataaataaagacaactATAAATAAGTTAGTGTCTTGCCAAAGTAGGTGTGAATTCACAGGACCAAAATAAATGCAAGACAGTTACAGGGTGCCATTCACACAAAGAGCATTTCACGTCAAAGTCAAACCAAAAGTTAGTTTAACTCGTGCAAAAGTGCTTTTGAGGGGCAGAAccttcctcttttgtaagtcgtctgctaaatgctttaatataaatgtaaatgtaacctATGGAGCAACTTGAATGAGATTTCTTGaagttttatttgttaaaaggAACTTTTGGGTAAAGGACCAGACTTAATCCCAGTGTGAAGTGTAAACAAACTTAATCCAgcagcatagcattgtccaaaatgacttaagattgtccttcattggagataaggggtctgattgaaacacctgaattcaatacacGACAGGTGTGGACAAATACTTGTCCATAGAGCATCACTCGTCAGTTTTCTGTGACAGACCTGGGAGGAATCTTTTTCTAATTAAAGGGAAAAACAAGAGAGACAATTAAGAATTATCACATGGCATATAATTACTGGTGTTTGTTTGGTCTGGTTTTTTTCTGGCCTGAGGTCCCCACCCTTATTTAGACACCACATTATACGACTTCAAAGGCAACTGCAGCATGAAAAACATTCCAGGCTAAGACGAGTTATTTTTACAGCTTTGTTAGGGTTGGAAAAGTAATTCCTTTGTAATAAAGACATCAGATATAGTTCTGCTTTATGAGTCAGTGCGTGATTAACGTAATGATGTTAAACACTTCCTCACACTCAAGTTGTGTCTACAGGGTTTTCTCGAGTTTGAAAACAGAATACGAGATAttgcaaataaacacatttttctaactgaacttttttttaaatgtacctaCTACATGGACGTGtgtgtacaaaaataaacacaaaagacaagtgtaatttaaaataaactttgtgattttattgttttgtactTACTCTTACACATCATACAATCCTaaagctttaaaagaaaaaaagaaaaagatatcTGGTGGTGTTTCTGGGGGACTGGAGTGCCAAGGGACAAGAACTACAGCTTTGTGAACATTGCAGATTACAAATCATGTCCCTCAAGCTCACACTGAAAGACGagtgaatcatttttttgtCCTTATATCTGCAGTTAACagactcatcatcactgacaggttcatg is a window from the Solea solea chromosome 9, fSolSol10.1, whole genome shotgun sequence genome containing:
- the abhd17ab gene encoding alpha/beta hydrolase domain-containing protein 17A, coding for MNSRSLRELFCLFCCPPFPSSIAAKLAFLPPEPTYTFFPDPDAGPASAITKAPSSQWRQSGSGSGSGSGSGSGSAGVAEEKWKLHLKEPEHQDFQYSLREVDTTEVFFTRSSRGNRVGCMYIRCVPNPRYTLLFSHGNAVDLGQMKNYCIALGTRINCNIFSYDYSGYGVSTGEPSEKNLYADIDAAWHALRARYGISPENIILYGQSIGTVPTVDLASRYECAAVVLHSPLTSGMRVAFPDTKKTYCFDVFLNIEKVSKITSPVLIIHGTQDKVIDFSHGVALFERCPKAVEPLWVEGAGHNDVEIYSQYLERLRHFIGQELGTQHM